In Roseibium algicola, the DNA window CGGTGTCGCCGTCACGGGTGAAAATCGCAGTGCCGTTGCCGTATTCGTGGCTGAGCGGCAGATCGAGAGCTTCTTCGTAGGTCTCTGCGCGAACCACGGACAGGACCGGACCGAAGATTTCGGTCTTGTAGATGTCCATGTCCTTGGTGACGTTGTCGAACAGGCAGCCGCCCATGAAGAAGCCGTTCTCATAGCCCTGCATGGAGAAATCGCGGCCATCGACAACCAGCTTCGCACCTTCCTTGATGCCCTGGTCGACGAGACCCTTTACGCGGGCAAGCGCTTCCTTGGTCACCAGCGGACCGAAGTCGACGTCATTGCCAGCCGTGTACGGCCCGATCTTCAGTGCTTCCACCTTCGGCGCAAGCTTCTCGATCAGTGCATTTGCAGTGCTTTCACCAACCGGCACGGCAACAGAAACAGCCATGCAACGCTCGCCGGCCGCGCCGTAACCGGCACCGATCAGAGCATCGGCCGCCTGATCAAGGTCGGCATCCGGCATGATAATCATGTGGTTCTTTGCGCCACCGAAACACTGGGCGCGTTTGCCGGATGCAGTTGCACGGGCATAGACATACTGGGCAATCGGCGTGGAACCGACGAAGCCGACAGCCTGGATGGTTTCATCGTCCAGGATTGCATCGACCGCGCTCTTGTCGCCGTTGACGACGTTCAGAACACCTTCCGGCAGACCGGCTTCGATCATCAGTTCAGCAAGCATGATCGGCACGGACGGATCGCGTTCGGACGGCTTCAGGATGAAGGCGTTGCCACAAGCGATCGCCGGGCAGAATTTCCACATCGGGATCATGGCCGGGAAGTTGAACGGCGTGATGCCGGCAACGACGCCAAGCGGCTGGCGCATGGAGTACATGTCGATGCCAGGACCGGCGCCTTCGGTGAATTCGCCCTTCAGGAGATGCGGCGCACCAATGCAGAACTCGGCGACTTCCAGACCGCGGATAACATCGCCCTTGGCGTCCGGAATCGTTTTGCCGTGCTCGCGGGAAAGAGCTTCAGCCAGCTTGTCCATGTCGCGGTTGAGAAGATCTACGAACTTCATCATCACGCGAGCGCGACGCTGCGGGTTGGTGGCAGCCCAGGCAGGCTGTGCGGCAGCAGCATTGGCAATTGCCGCGTCCATCTCGGCCTGGCTGGCCAGGGCGACTTGCGCCTCGACTTCACCGGTTGCCGGATTGTAGACGTCTGCAAAGCGGCCGGAGGTTCCCTCCACGTGCTTGCCGCCGATAAAATGACCGATCTTCCGCATGTCGCGTTTCTCCCAATATGTCCTGACACCAACCAAAAGGATTTTGGGCGAGCGTCCGAGATTATGTCTTTTTGACTTTTATTTTTGCTACAAACAAGAACCAGATTTCCGGACCCGTTGTGCGTTTTTTGAAGTTATGCAATAAAACGCCACGAAGCGTCTGAGAC includes these proteins:
- a CDS encoding CoA-acylating methylmalonate-semialdehyde dehydrogenase, giving the protein MRKIGHFIGGKHVEGTSGRFADVYNPATGEVEAQVALASQAEMDAAIANAAAAQPAWAATNPQRRARVMMKFVDLLNRDMDKLAEALSREHGKTIPDAKGDVIRGLEVAEFCIGAPHLLKGEFTEGAGPGIDMYSMRQPLGVVAGITPFNFPAMIPMWKFCPAIACGNAFILKPSERDPSVPIMLAELMIEAGLPEGVLNVVNGDKSAVDAILDDETIQAVGFVGSTPIAQYVYARATASGKRAQCFGGAKNHMIIMPDADLDQAADALIGAGYGAAGERCMAVSVAVPVGESTANALIEKLAPKVEALKIGPYTAGNDVDFGPLVTKEALARVKGLVDQGIKEGAKLVVDGRDFSMQGYENGFFMGGCLFDNVTKDMDIYKTEIFGPVLSVVRAETYEEALDLPLSHEYGNGTAIFTRDGDTARDFASRINIGMVGINVPIPVPLAYHTFGGWKKSGFGDLNQHGPDGFKFYTRTKTVTSRWPSGLKDGAEFVIPTMK